In one Brassica oleracea var. oleracea cultivar TO1000 chromosome C9, BOL, whole genome shotgun sequence genomic region, the following are encoded:
- the LOC106316902 gene encoding ethylene-responsive transcription factor ERF016, whose product MEAPLPKYTGVRKRKWGKWVAEIRLPNSRERIWLGSFDSAEKAARAFDAALYCLRGPGARFNFPDSPPEIPGGRSLTPQQIQVVANRFACEEPLPPPQQQQQQQEQPPSPHGDRTEEGVGNSARGESSGGSGGPTLGQVGGDSNNHVGDCNSNSNTNTNSNDTTPYWPFMWEENLMAPTTSEELGTYFMDVDSTNLYFPSTQHELSSDFYYDGASVVEDDYSHYNFNLWNF is encoded by the coding sequence ATGGAAGCACCATTGCCCAAGTACACAGGTGTAAGGAAGAGGAAGTGGGGCAAATGGGTGGCCGAGATTCGTCTCCCCAACAGCCGCGAGAGAATCTGGCTCGGATCCTTCGACTCCGCTGAGAAGGCGGCGCGTGCTTTCGACGCGGCTCTTTACTGCCTCCGCGGCCCCGGTGCACGTTTTAACTTCCCGGATAGTCCTCCGGAGATACCCGGCGGACGTTCTCTGACGCCGCAGCAGATTCAGGTGGTAGCTAACCGCTTCGCCTGCGAGGAACCGTTACCACCACCTCAGCAGCAACAACAACAACAAGAACAGCCACCCTCGCCACATGGCGATAGGACGGAGGAAGGAGTTGGAAATTCGGCACGTGGGGAAAGTAGTGGTGGTAGTGGTGGGCCGACGTTAGGACAAGTTGGGGGAGATAGTAACAACCACGTGGGTGATTGCAATAGCAATAGCAATACCAATACCAATAGTAACGATACGACACCGTATTGGCCGTTTATGTGGGAAGAGAATCTTATGGCTCCTACAACTTCGGAAGAGTTAGGTACTTATTTCATGGACGTTGATTCGACCAATTTGTATTTCCCGTCGACACAACATGAGCTCTCATCTGATTTTTACTACGATGGAGCATCTGTTGTTGAAGATGATTACTCTCATTACAATTTTAACCTTTGGAATTTCTGA